In the Calditrichota bacterium genome, GGCCGGAGAAAGACCTTGCGCAGGTGGCTTTTTTTTTGTATCATTGCACCGGCCAAGAAGACCATTAGCGTCTCACGTTTTCTCCGCGGTTTTCTCGACCTGAGATAGCATTTCCTTCGCAGATACGCACCCGGACAACGGACGGTGATTTCGCAGGATGGCGATGATAGAGTGGTTCAGGCAGAGGATGAGAACGACGCGCCCCTGGTGCTGGGGCCCCTGGATGCACAGGAGGAAGAACGAAGAGCGGGAGAGCCCCTCTGAGGTGGACTTAGCTGGATTGCGACCGGGCGAGAGTGGCACCGTGGTGAGGATTGCTGGGGGGCATGGAGTCGTCAAGCGGTTGGAAGTCTTGGGGGTCAAACCAGGAGTCACGGTGACCAAGGTCTCCAGTCAGATGCTGCGTGGGCCGGTGACCTTTCGGGTGGGGTCCAGCCAGTACGCAATCGGCTTTGGTATGGCGCGCAGGGTGATCGTGCGGCGATGAACGGGCAGGTCACGCAGAGGTCCCGCCGTGTGCTCCTCATGGGAAACCCCAACGTAGGCAAGAGCGTGGTCTTTTCGCGCCTTACCGGAGCAAACGTGATTGCCTCCAATTACCCGGGCACCACCGTCGAGTACACCAAGGGATTCATGCGGCTGGGCGACGAGCAGGTCGAGGTTGTCGACGTGCCAGGGACCTATTCGCTGGAGCCCACATCGCGCGCCGAGGAAGTTGCCCTGGAGATGCTGCGGGAGGCGCATGCTGCCGGCGAGCATCCTGACATAGTCATCAACGTGGTGGATGCCACCAACCTGGAGCGCAACCTGAACCTCACCCTGCAACTGCTCAAGGTAGGGGTGCCAATGGTGGTCGCGCTCAACATGTGGGACGAGGCGAAACACATTGGGGTGTCCATCGACG is a window encoding:
- a CDS encoding ferrous iron transport protein A: MHRRKNEERESPSEVDLAGLRPGESGTVVRIAGGHGVVKRLEVLGVKPGVTVTKVSSQMLRGPVTFRVGSSQYAIGFGMARRVIVRR